Within Trichoderma atroviride chromosome 2, complete sequence, the genomic segment GCCGTTTCCCAGCTCGGCATAGCAGGGAGGGCATCGGCATTTTGCTTGGAGACATCGAACTCGGCATACTGCGGAGGTCCATGAGAAGCTGGTGTAGAGAAAGCAGGGACCGTGGAGTGTGATGGCATGTTAACGGCCATGGGTGCCTCCTGCCGGTATCCTCCAGATTGCTGAGGAACGTATGGCGCATCGAGTTGTTTGCGTGCCGCTCCGCCGGGAGCATCGCAGCATCCGCAGCAGTTGCCGCAACACTTGAggcagtagcagcaactACAGCAGCATGACATTCCCAAGCAAGTGCATCGAACAATGCAAATAATAAGACTTAGAAGGATAAGACCGGCGATGATCATGAGCGCAATAGCAGGCCACCTATAAGAGGAGTAGGAGTTAGTAATGCCATTGTTGAGATGACCATATTACGCGGGGGTTGCTACACGTACTTGCAGTAAACGTGGGCCATGCACCCATCCCAGCTTGAAAAGGCTGCTTTGACGTCTGAAATCTTGTTATCAGCATCCGCGACAATGTCCCTCCGGATGACTTCGTTGGCGAGACTCCTGGCGATACTGTCTTTCACAGTCTCCCATAGGCCGCCCCGAAGGCTTCGGACCATGGCAACATCGACGGCAGGCATCGTGTATGAAACTGATAATTGTTCGTTCTTCTCTCCGGATATAAGATGAATGGTATTTGAGTTGGTGGATCTTGTAGCTCGTGGTGGATGTCGTCCGTTGTCAACTTAAGGACTGTCTAAGTCATGCTCAAACTGACAAGGCTTCGAAGCGAAATTAGAAACACACACAATGCGGCTCAAAATACGGTCGTTGGTCGTAGCAAAGGTTTTGATTTCGAATTCGATGGCAGAATGATGGATGATGAAAACAATAGGCTATGCTCTCGCGAAGAAAGAATGATGTCGCACACTGTATCGATTGTTTACAGCACCAAGGGTAGGCGTGATTCTCTACCCCTTGAAATGACTGTTCGCCTGTGTTATCGTAGCACAAAACGCTAGATTTCTCTCGACGAGCAAAAAAGGATTGTGAAGACGGTCGAAAAACCGCCAAGCAAAAAACGATTGGCTTTAAAGCTCGCGCGTAACGGCGAAGCTCTCAATGTGTAAGAGAATGAAGGGCTGTGCAGCTCAACGTCGCTCGTCAAGACGGAATAAGCAATCTTATCCAACGGAGGGCGCTGACGAGGCGGTGGTGGACTAAGCGCGCGCACAGTCTTTTTCTCTGTGGCTGTATCGTCGTCGTGTTCGTTTCGGTCTCTGTCAATCCCTTCCCAGTACTAATAAAGATGGATTTGAAATGAGGGGCGGGCAATTTGACAAAGAAATCAAAAGTCCAAAAATAGGGAATGAATGTGGCCGTTGGTGCAGCTGGccatgaagcaaaaaagaaggaatgaAGCCTGGGAGGGCAGAAACGACGCTGCAAAAAAGCAACCAAAAGGAAAGACTTTGGATATGAATCcaacgggaaaaaaaagtttgcAAGGagcagggaagaagaaaagagaaggaaaagaaaattaatcTGCCATCGCGCCGCATTGTCCGGGTAGGAAGGGGCGCCTGTCGCTCCAGCTTTTTTATCACGCATCATGCACGTTTAGGACCACGTTAAGGGCCCCGAACCGGTACCATGTACTTGCGTTGTCCTGCTTTTGGGGCCTCTGCTCCTGGTACCGTTACTTGGGCACGCTCTTAGTGCTGCGAAGCATGCAGGGGCAATCGCGGGAACGTGCGTTGCAGGGGTCGCAGCGGCTGGActgctgggctgctgctggttaGCGGTCGCAGTAGCAGTACCGGGCGACCAGCTCCTCGCCGCGAGCTGAGCCTCGTACCGGCTACCGCTGCCGTAGCACTCCATGCCCGTCAGCAGCGCCTGTACTCCGCAAAGCAGAGAGCTCGCCATTTCAGGTACCCGAAGGCGGCGACATGGTCTCGTCAGCTCTGCCCGCGCCACCAGCACTTGATACCGAAGCAGACCAGGGACGAAAAGCCAGAGATCCACCCGTCATCACGCAAAATAAGCATCGGCAAGGCGAAAGGTGAGAATAAGGGAAGACCAGAAAAGGAGTTTCAACGTCATCGGTTTCAGCGTATCATGATCCAAGCAAAAGAGATGAAATGACAAGTTGAAAAAGGCTACATGGTAACGGATCCATCAACGTTCTTGCGTGAGCCGAGAAGGGCAATTAGCACCAGAGGATCCCAATTCCTAATGGGGCCGCTAGCAGAGACGGTCGTGGGGATGACAATTTGgaccctctttttctttcttttgtctcttcttttcttgaagCAGCTCTTATTCTCTACTTTCACTCTCTTGCCCCAAGATTTGTTTAATGCTGGCTGCAGAATAGTCAATTTCCTTCGTACAGCAGATTTGGCCGCCACACTCTTCAGCTCTCATCCTTTGCAACCTCAGCTCCGACCCCAAAAGCTCTGCTGTAGCTCTGCGGGCCGTCGAACCCGGCCAGTGCTTTTGGCGCAGGCGCACGTCCTCACAAACAGCCCTACTATAACGGACTGAGGCTTGTCTACTCTGTCTTGATTGGGCCAGgcaggagaaaaaaagaaaagaaagaaaagccacaACTGCTCCCCCCTGAATGGCTGCATCAGCgtgaaaaaaataaaaaagaataaaaacaaaaatagatATCTAATACGTAAAAGGTGCTGAGATAGTATGCAAGTGGCAGCACTATGTTATCCCTACTGCTGCTCGAAGTGGGCATCTGAGACCTCAAAAAGGAGAACAGCGAGTGCCCCTCGCGTTGCTAGGGAGCATATCAACAATCAAGGTCGATTTTGAGAGTAGAGGGAAAAAAGTGCGTTGTAGTAGAGATACTTTGAGTTATGGGTAATGTTGGTGCCACTGAGGATAGACACTCGTAACGAGCATCAGGTAGACACTTTCATTTAATGCAGTGGACATGACCACTCAGCGTGCAGAACACAAGCTGACGGCTATTACACGGCTATTGATACTTGATATGGACTCATTTAGCTGTATCGATTAGAAGTACTTGGATATGTAGGACACAGAGCCTATATCCGAAGTGGTACAGAGCAGAGACTGGACGGGATCTGTATGCACTCGGCGTCTGATGCATCTTAGCCACCACGCAATCCCCGCTTCTGTGGCAAGAGAGGAGGCCTCCAAACACCAACAGTCTTGGCTGTATCACTGCAAAGACACCCGCGAAAATCTCTGCGTATCACAATTTCGTCTGTGCGAGTGTCGATGCTGTCGAGCCACAAACGCTTGCCATAGCTACTGCACAATGTAAGGTGCATATCAAAGCCCGATTGTCAGGCACAAATGAAATTGTACTAAAATTAACAAGACATATAATACAGAGTAGCCTGGCTCGCTGCAATTCAGCCGCTAGCTTGGCGCCGTCTCATCGTCTAGGCATATCATGTCCGATCACagccttcttccacttcgtaaaaaataaagcaaatTTGGATATCAATCCCCCCGTAGTCCTCTTGTTCATACCGAAACGCCGGGCCGACCCTGTCCCCGtttatctctctcttttttctcatgtTTTCAGTAATTCTTTTCGTAAACCCAGAATCAAGTCTCAGCTTTCTTCAAGTCGCGACTGGTCCATGTCTGCCTATTTTCCTGGAGGCGGTCCCGCAGGAGGTTGATATTCACCACCGGGGTGGTATGCGCCCTGAGGCTGCTGAACACCGTATTGATGGCCGGTGTTGTATCCGTCATTGGGGTTGAATGTGGTGCCCGTTGTCTGGTTGCCCACAGGCTGCTGGCCATATGGCGGAGGGCTGGTGAAGCCTCCGTAACCCTCGCCGTAGGCAGGCTGCTGATAGCCACCTTGGTTGTATCCAGACTGCTGGTAGTTGTTCATCTCGTGGGCATTGTTGTATTTGTTGTTTCCGTTGTTTCCAGCAGGCTGGCCTTGAGGAGCGCCGCTGAACCAACCAGTGCCGTACACGGGCTGCACACCGCGCCTACGGTTTCGTCGTGTGATGCACCTGTTGCGATGAGTGTGAGTATGAATTACGACCAAGAAAGATTGACTTGACATGGACAAGGATGGAGGCGAAACTTACAAGCAGCTGAATAAGAGAATCAAGGCCAAAATGATGGCAATACCGGCGAGCACCCATCGTCCCCAAAAGTACCAGCCGCTCTTGCGGCGACATACCCTTCCATCAAAGAAATATCCATATCCGCAGCCGTCGTCTCTAGCGAAGATATCCACGGTCGGAGCCATGGCTGAATAAAGTAGAGGGAAGACGTGCACCCTTGGACGCAAGTcgattaaaaaaagaagtccAATAATATCAGTTTTGATTGTTTCCCGCAGGAATTGACTTTCTTCAGTGGCGAAACGGTTGATGTATGAGTCGAATGTAGATGGAGGATGGATGGtggaaaggaaaacaaaggGAGCAGAGAATTTAAAggaacaaggaaaagaagaaaaggcggCAAGGTTCCGAGGGATGCCCAGAGTTTAAAATTCGTGGCCTCAGTCCGCGCCCTGCGAAATTCTGTCTTACTTGGCAGCTGCGACGTGCGTTGGTTGCGACTCTGTATGACGTTGGGAATCGTTGGGGCCCTTGTTAGGAATCAATCAGAAGCCGGGTCCCGTCCGCCACCTTTTTTTAGACGCAAACGCTGTGGCAGCCACTGGGTCTCTAGCGGTTGAGGGTGCCTGTAAGCAGCttaaagcttcttaggtaGGTAGGTGCCTGCTTATAGAACAAGGGACGCACAGACGAGGAAGCGTGAGTGAagtgagaagagaaagtGAAAGAGACAAGGAAAGATGAAGGATATCCTCATGCCATTATATGCATGATACGGTGGACTGCAGTACATGCCACATGTCAGCCAAGCTGCGTGTGCTCCGGTCCTGTCGGTGTTCTCGCTTTCATGTCATCGCCAAGCATCCAAGCCCAGCAGGCAGCGCCACCGCACCCACCCGCCACGCCAGCGTCGAATGTGGTCACTGGGTCCAGAATTCTGCCAGTTTCCAGCAGCACTGCCCACTGACACAAGAtaatgccagcagcagcggcatcgtcaGGGCCCCTAGCGCCGGCGCTGCTTATTGCTGATGCTCCGTCAACCGCAGCTGGCGATGTTGGGTTGTTGCTTTTTGGAATCCTGGTGCCTCCTGCTCTTCCATGTTATTTCATTTGAAGGCACAAGGGCGAATATCAATTTACTCGCAGAGTGCTGCGGTCAACGCAAATTCATCCAACGGGAGTGACACGAGACAGCTAACCTATCCAGCAACACAAAAGCATCCAACCAACCAGGCCACGCCATCGGCAAACAAAGCCGCACCCGACAAAGAACGGACTTCGGCAGCGGACGATTCCAGCCGGGACTTGCCTGTCTCGACGCCATTCCACGCGCAGCCATGTTCCCACTGCCGCTATTCACACACGAAGCAATAAGGTTGATGTCTTTGTCTGGGCCCTTGTTCGCATGCAGTGGCTGTGCAGAACAATTCCTTTGCCCACCAATCGgcgctctctctccagctAAACAGCTTTCCCCAGTTCCGTCTAGTGGATCCCCCAAAAGGCTCCAGGTGGCGTtgtgcagcagcaagcaaaaagacgGAACGGCGCCATCAAATCGTATTACGGAATACGGAATACGAATGAAATGCGCAGTGCATAGAAATCCCTTGTGGAATCTCCATGTCTGATTCTAGAAGGATAATCCACCTGAATGTTGACGTAGTAAGAAGCAGCTGGATTCGAGGCTAAGCCCTGCAAGAATGACAAATTCCTGCTCCTCTTGGATTCTTTTTCTATTTGGAATGCCTACTTTGGGAAACGGTGGAACAAACGCAGCCCTCGAGGTAGAGATACAAATTGAAGTTCAATAACTATGGCAAGACACATGTTTCTAGTTATAGTTCTACCACGATGGATTAGGAGAATAAAAGTCGGTGCAATAAATCAGAAATGGCCTAGATAGCTAGCCACCTAGCTGTCAGTCAGATGAATGCGTCACTTTTTCTCGGAGCCATAGTCTGCTGACACCAAAGCACCGGTCACAGCAGTCAGAAAGACATAgtatagtaattatatattccatttttttaaagcttcATTCCCAGCGTCTATATAAACTCCCCTCCTCGCCTATATATGGAATCTCAGACTAAGTAGGTAGGCAGTATACATGGACGCCATATTACAAGCCTACGTTTCTTTTTGAAAAATGCATTCTTCTTAGCAACTTAACCTTTTCCCACTCTTTCGTTACAACCTTAAATGACGCGTCCTCCGATCTTAGATTAGCACTACGAGTGATGCGCTCATCAAGCTAAACTGGTAGTCTATACGAACGGGCCCTGGAGGATATCCATCTTCCGGTGGCAATACCCTTCGAATTATCACTTGTCGTTGGAGCCAGCAGGAGTCTCCTTGACCAATTAATAGTACCGTTTTTCAATTGATTGGCAAAAACACTCGACGAATAGACGGTGAAATGTTCGAGATGGCATGCTGTTGAATTATTTATCGTATATCGTACAAGAGCTCCAACAGTATCCATTCTACAATTAGGTAgaacaaacaacaaaacaACAAAATTCGTTGCATCGTTTTCGCAAGGAGGCAAGAAACTCCGCCCAAAAAAGAATAGCAAGAAATATAGGAAAAACAGATATGCCCCAGTCAGAGTCCAAACAAATTGACCGTGTACCGACATTGAAGGCAAACAATACGCCCTTTTCTCCCGTGACTCCATGCTCGATCCCGCTTGCGTAAAAGGAGAGTGGCTACAAGGTAAAACTATCCCTTTGCCGTGCAATCAAAGGCCCAACAATATCATCCAAAGATACCAAAAAGGAGGGTATAAGAAGCAAAATCCATCATTCCCGTACCAAACAGACACTGGCTCCCATCGTTTGAGCCCGAGTCGTCCATCCGTCATTGAATATACcgtataatttttttaagcCGTAGGTCATTTTGACAAAAAAGAATGGTGTATCGTTATTTGCTTTCATTATCCTTATTTCCTCCTTGCTCCATAGAGGGaccaaaaggaaaagcaggaaaaaaagaaaagagagaagaaaaggattCAAACAATGGCCTGCAGGATCACTTTGAAGGACCAATTTTGGCCGTAGCCCGATCTATTTGTTTTGTGcacaaaacaagaagaaaggaaaaggtaCAGAGTCGTCGACAGCGTTGGCATCTTAAACCTTGGGGAAAGAATAGCGGTTTCGTCGCATTTCGTCGGCCTTTTTCATGTTGAGTTCGGCAAATTGTTGGGCTTGCTGGCGTGCAGCTAGGGCATTGATCTTTTCGCGCGCTCGCATGAGGCTGCTATTGTCCTGttgcttgagcttggagCGAATATCGTAGAGGGCCATGAGCATATTAGCTCGCTCAAGGTCCTCATCGTACTACAATATCAAGCCAAAGTTAGTTCTGGAATTGAccaaaaaaagtataatGCTCCCAATAAACTTATGGCGCATCTTACATTAGAAGGTTGAGGCGTGCCGGGTATAGAGTTGGCGGCTGAACCAGACTTTGGTGAACTGATGAGAATGCGCCGACCCATCTTGTCGAATTTGGGCTGCGAGCCAGCTTCCGACGACCATGCCCGCCTCAAGCCAGATGAGGGcctctgctgttgctgggaAGGCGCATGGCTGTCGTCTTTGATAAGCTGGGTCTGGATAATGGGAATGTTGGcattgacaatggcagcggcggccGCAGGTTCCTGTTGATGCGAGCGTCTGTCAGGAAAAGGAATGCAACAGAATTTTTATGTAAGGGCCGATTGCAGAATGTTTAGGGAAAGGAGAGAGGGCATCGGTATTATATGACGATAAAGTAAGACATACAGCTGCGCCGAGATTGCTCAAGTCAGCGAGGACCTGTGATAGCTGCAGGCTCTCCATTTCAACGCTTGGTAGCGGAAATTTATGAAATATTTGTTTTTGCTCTAATTGCTGTCTcgagggaggaggagcggAAAGAGGACGAGGGACGAGGCGGAATCTAGTATGGAGCGATGGTGCAGTCGGTGATGTTGGATTTTGACGTTCCTCTTAGCGGGCGCATAAACGAATAAGAAGATCGCGTGTGCGAGGGACGACGGAGCAGCGGGACCGGTAGAATCGAGTGTTGATTCTAGCGCAAGATTTGCAAGCTTGACGGTGGTCAAATAGGTGCAGTGTTTTTTcaaggagagaggagagtcGAGAGTGATGagcggaaaaaaaataaaaagagtttgaaagcaagaaaaaaaaaggcaagaggagaaggccaGCTGGACGGCCACAAAAGTTAAGAGCAAATCCCAGCGCCGCTGAAAACAGGAAGCCTAGAGCGGGGATCCGGCAAGCTTGCCACCGAAAGCATCTTGTAGCCCAGGAAACTGGGGCTTTTGCAGCAAGGCCCGGCGTCTGTGCAGGTCAAAAGCCCGCTAAAGAACCCCCCTGCTAGACTTTTGCCCTCTCCACAAATCCCGCGCTGGGGACATCTCCGGGGTACTGCTAGGAAAGGCAGTTTCACGCACTTAT encodes:
- a CDS encoding uncharacterized protein (EggNog:ENOG41), coding for MESLQLSQVLADLSNLGAAEPAAAAAIVNANIPIIQTQLIKDDSHAPSQQQQRPSSGLRRAWSSEAGSQPKFDKMGRRILISSPKSGSAANSIPGTPQPSNYDEDLERANMLMALYDIRSKLKQQDNSSLMRAREKINALAARQQAQQFAELNMKKADEMRRNRYSFPKV
- a CDS encoding uncharacterized protein (EggNog:ENOG41~TransMembrane:1 (o37-57i)), with product MAPTVDIFARDDGCGYGYFFDGRVCRRKSGWYFWGRWVLAGIAIILALILLFSCLCITRRNRRRGVQPVYGTGWFSGAPQGQPAGNNGNNKYNNAHEMNNYQQSGYNQGGYQQPAYGEGYGGFTSPPPYGQQPVGNQTTGTTFNPNDGYNTGHQYGVQQPQGAYHPGGEYQPPAGPPPGK